Below is a window of Coregonus clupeaformis isolate EN_2021a chromosome 15, ASM2061545v1, whole genome shotgun sequence DNA.
TTTGTACTATATATTGCTTCCAAAGCATTTGATATTGTTGCTTTACTAAATATTTCTATACGTCTGTAtacaatataaaaataataatttttgcTCGTCTGGATATCTGTATAAAATAAACCAGCTCACATATTTCAGCATTTGAGCTAGCTAGGAAACTAGCCTAGCTGGCTATATTAGCTATCtaactatttagctagctagctaacttacctaGTCCTTGGCTAGGCCATCAAGAAGGTAATGAATCATTGCTTGTAGTGTTATTGTAGTGCAATAGAGATGGTTGTATGTTAAAGGTTGTTTCCTTGTTTCTTTACATAGGTCCTCGGAGTGTTCAAAGCACTGCACAGAACAAGGATGGATGTGTTCAAAGAAGATAACAGAGCATTGACAGGTAGTTAACTATTATCAAATGAGTAGCTAGATAGTAGACAGTTGATTAGCTTTAATAAGTGgaatcagttgtgtagtgctaGATAGATGGTAATGTTAAACATACACTTGAGTatagaaaacattaagaactcctgctctttccattacagactgaccaggtgcatccaggtgaaagccatgatACCTTATTGatctcacttgttaaatccacttcaatcagtgtagatgaaggggaggatacaggttaaagaaggatttttaagccttgagacaattgagacatggactgtgtatgtgtgccattcagagggtgaatgggcaagacaaaatatttacgtGCTTTGAACGGGacgtggtagtaggtgccaggagcaccagtttgtgtcaagaactgcaacgctgctgggtttgtaacgctcaacagtttcccgtctgtatcaagaatggtccactaccaaaagaacatccagccaagttgacacaactgtgggaagcattggagtcaatatgggccagcatccctgtggaatgctttcgacgcGTTGTAGAGTTCTTGCCCCGACGaatggaggctgttctgagggcaaaagggggtgcaactcaatattaggaaggttttcctaatgtttggtatagtcAGTGTATATTGTCTATTCACAAACCTGTCTGCCGCCCGAGGCAAATGCACCAACGCTCCTATGCTGTCCCGAAGCTTTGTCTacgtcaatatgccttgctttcGATAAGGTTTTGGAAAAATTTGGAACTTAACTTTCACATCAGCGAAAAATAAGAATAATTTAAAGTTAAATTACTgtacacctttatagggttaaggttagggtgccCACAtagccatatctccatgttacagtgcTTGTTTATGTAACACTGAGGCAACCACCTGTTCTAATTAGCTATTGAAGCGTGTCCGAAGAAGCACGCCAGAAtagtgttgtcactgaaaaatactgtctgctgcaactgtgttaaaataGCTTAAAACAGTgaacagtaagtgtatattttgcatttgtgaaagtAGAGAGCTTTATGTTTTCAAAACCGTATCGCGATGGAGGATTATTAAAGTTTCTAAATTAGCGTtgggattgtagttcacatggagCCAGCTGTGGTCCAGACCTTCAGCTGAGAACCCAAGAGGAGGAAGCTGTGGGCCACATGGAGTCAGACCTTCAGCTGAGAACCCAAGAGGAGGAAGCTGTGGGCCACATGGAGTCAGACCTTCAGCTGAGAACCCAAGAGGAGGAAGCTGTGGGCCACATGGAGTCAGACCTTCAGCTGAGAACCCAAGAGGAGGAAGCTGTGGGACACATGTAGTCAGACCTTCAGCTGAGAACCCAAGAGGAGGAAGCTGTGGGCCACATGGAGTCAGACCTTCAGCTGAGAACCCAAGAGGAGGAAGCTGTGGGCCACATGGAGTCAGACCTTCAGCTGAGAACCCAAGAGGAGGAAGCTGTGGGCCACATGGAGTCAGACCTTCAGCTGAGAACCCAAGAGGAGGAAGCTGTGGGCCACATGGAGTCAGACCTTCAGCTGAGAACCCAAGAGGAGGAAGCTGTGGGCCACATGGAGTCAGATCTTCAGCTGAGAACCCAAGAGGAGGAAGCTGTGGGCCACATGGAGTCAGACCTTCAGCTGAGAACCCAAGAGGAGGAAGCTGTGGGCCACATGTAGTCAGACCTTCAGCTGAGAACCCAAGAGGAGGAAGCTGTGGGCCACATGGAGTCAGACCTTCAGCTGAGAACCCAAGAGGAGGAAGCTGTGGGCCACATGTAGTCAGACCTTCAGCTGAGAACCCAAGAGGAGGAAGCTGTGGGCCACATGGAGTCAGACCTTCAGCTGAGAACCCAAGAGGAGGAAGCTGTGGGACACATGGAGTCAGACCTTCAGCTGAGAACCCAAGAGGAGGAAGCTGTGGGCCACATGGAGCCAGACCTTCAGCTGAGAACCCAAGAGGAGGAAGCTGTGGGCCACATGTAGTCAGACCTTCAGCTGAGAACCCAAGAGGAGGAAGCTGTGGGCCCCCTTGGGTTCTCGTGAACTAGTGCAAAAACTAACTGTGCACCCTggctttgggtccccaggaccaggattaagaaacactgGACTAGAAGATAATGTAATTGTATGTAGCTAAATCAATAATGTGTGAATTGACTAATGTTTAATGAGAAAGAATGTTATTGATGAAGGTTAGCATAATACCAGGAGTAGGCAACTAGATTAAGCCGCTGACCAATTTTCGTCGGAGCGAAAGGTTGGGTGGAtggaaaataattataataattagtaagttgcaaattgaccacaactaagcctaAAAAGTACCTTGATTAAATTGAGACATGATCAcgtctctcttttttttttgtgggaGTACTTGGGAACAGGTTTCCTAAATTAGACACATTtttagctgaattcctggtgattttagtcTTTTTTTACCAAAGAAAATCATGCCTGTTGCCAACCCATGCACTTTACAGTCCTTGCAGTATTCTGTGATCCTACATTTTTTTTCTAAATCAACAATTTCCTGCATATTATGCGAGGGCTTGCAAATTTGACCAATCAGCGCATTATTTTTGCATAAAACAGTCAAGTCATCGCAATATTATCGCATAAAACTGACCCATCACCGCAGTACAAGAAGGCTCGCAATTTCAACCAATCACCACACATTTACTGCATAAAATGGTTCAATCAAACCACATGTCAACAAACTCTTTCCCTCGTCAGTGCATTTTCATGACAAATTGGACAAAATCGTTGCATATTGCAGTGCAAAATGTCAGAATTGCTGCTGCAAAATCAAGCGTTTTCCCCTGCAAATATCACAAAAAATCCCTGcgaaatcctggagggactgactATACAATACATGTAGTAGCAGTGACTGTAACAGCTGTTTGACCTAATGAGCTTTTTATTTCAACCCCCTAAAGCGGCAAGACAAAAGATAAATGAGGAATTCAGGAAAAACAAAAATGAGACTTTGGAGGAAAACATAAATCAGGTATAGTAGGCTTTGCATTCATTCATCAGGAAAGTGAGTCTTGTCGGTGATATAACCTAGCACTCTTGGTTTTAAGCTTAGTCTACATATCCAGcatgcaggtagcttagtggttaagagcgttgtgccagtaaccgaaaggtcgctggttctaatccccgagccgactaggtgaaaaatctgtcgatgtgcccttgagcaaggcacttaaccctaattgctcttgtaagtcgctctggataagagcgtctgctaaatgaccaattatttatttattttattttattttacatattGATAACTGGTAGGTGAACTGCTTCATTTTTCTATGTGTCTAGAGACAGCACAATAGAGAGATATTGTTGTTCATATTTCTACTGTATTTTTCCAGATGATTAAAATGGCCGCTGGTGTGGAAGTGTTTCTTCGTCAAGATGTCATACAAGCCGAGCATGTAGCTGAAGATAGGATTCGTAAGTTATTTTCTTTAAACAATCAAGTCTAATACACCAAGAAATGGAAAACATTttgctatatatttttttgggcaCATTGGGTAATGAGAAACACAACAATTACAGCAGTCATATAAGAATGATATGAATAGGGGTTATAGGCTATGCCCACAGgtgtttttatttttcaaatgtagcCTCTAGTGTTTTCTGTGTCTTTCATTTCACAGAACTCCGACCTAGAGAGAGCCTTCTTCTGGAAAACGTACCATACTGCGATACACCCAGAAAAAAGTCATCTTCTAACAATGCACCAAAACAAAGTTGCAACGATGCACCAATTACACGATGTGAATGACCAATAATAACAGCTGAAGAGTTTGTCATACAAAGGTGGTAACTGTAGCTTTGGCTATGAAAGGTCAAAGGTGATATGAATTGTAAATACATGTATATTCTTTTGTTTGCTGCTATATGTGTTGGATTCTTGTTGAATGAATGATTGTTATGCTTAACTGAGTTGTGTTGTATAAGTATCAAATGTGTTTAAAAAACATAATAAATGTAAGGCGGTTGTTACACTTTATGAACACCTGGTGGCAATGGTGTCCTTTGGATAATCCCAAACCAAAACTACTGCTCTATTTGAGAGCATGAAGAAGAGACATGAAACCTGGTTTAACGACACTTCCTTAGTCTTCGCTCACCTCCAGTCTCTGT
It encodes the following:
- the lyrm7 gene encoding complex III assembly factor LYRM7, producing the protein MASRLKVLGVFKALHRTRMDVFKEDNRALTAARQKINEEFRKNKNETLEENINQMIKMAAGVEVFLRQDVIQAEHVAEDRIQLRPRESLLLENVPYCDTPRKKSSSNNAPKQSCNDAPITRCE